The genomic stretch TCTATTGTATCCCCATCTTCTCCTATTGATGCAGCAATAGCATCGATTCCTACAGGACCACCGCCAAACTTTTCCATAATAGAAACCAAAATCTTTCTATCAATGTATTCTAATCCCATCTCATCTACACCTAATACGTCCAGCGCTTCTTTGGAAGTTTTAAAATCAATGTATCCATTTCCTCTTACTTGTGCGAAATCTCTCACCCGTTTTAGAAGTCTATTGGCAATTCTCGGAGTCCCCCGTGACCTTTTAGCAATCTCCAAAGCTGCATCTTCATCAATTCCAATGTTTAAAATATTCGCTGACCTTTTAATTATTTCTTTTAATTCCTCCACTGAATAGTAATCCAAGCGGTTTATAACCCCAAATCTGTCTCTCAAAGGAGAAGTCATAAGAGCAGCCCTTGTCGTAGCCCCAATTAAAGTAAAGCGCGGAAGACTAAGCCTTATAGACCTGGCACTTGGGCCTTTTCCTATTACTATATCCAATTCAAAGTCTTCCATTGCAGGATATAGAATCTCTTCTACACTTCTATTAAGCCTGTGAATCTCATCTATAAAAAGTATGTCATTTTCCTGTAAATTAGTCAAAATTGCTGCCAAATCTCCCGACTTTTCTATAGCAGGACCTGAGGTTATTTTTATTCCTACTCCCATTTCATTAGAAATTACTGTGGCTAAAGTCGTTTTTCCAAGGCCAGGAGGACCATATAGTAGAACATGGTCAAGGGGCTCTTTTCTCATTTTAGCGGCTTCTATGTAAATTTTTAATTCCTCTTTTATCTTTTGCTGACCTATATATTCAGAAAGCCACTTAGGACGCAAACTGTATTCAGAGGCATCTTCCTGTGTAAAACTTTGAGTTAGTATTCTCTCCTCCATTCAATTCACCCTATTTCATTAATTTTTTCAATGCTTGCTTTACAGCTTCTTCTACGCTATCACAGGTGATATCTGCCAAAGCATAAATAGCTTCACTTTTGGTGTAACCCAACGCTAATAAAGCTTCTAAAGCCTCATTTGAAAAATTATTATCACCTTCAAAAACTATTTCTCTTGGAAGCTTATCTTTTAATTCCAAAATAATTCTCTCAGCAGTCTTCTTACCTATTCCCGGAGCTAATGTAAGAGCTTTATAATCGCCTGCGTTAACTGCTTTTACAAAATTATCAATAGAAACCACGGACAAAATAGATAAAGCTCCTTTAGGCCCTACACCACTAACAGACAATAACTTTTCAAATAAATCTAACTCTTCTTTTGTTTTAAAGCCAAAAATTTGGAAACCATCTTCTCTCATATGTAAATATGTATAAAGCTTGGTTATATTTCCTTTAGAAGGTAAAACTTTAAAAGTAGAAAATGGGACAAAAACCTTTATACCTATACCCATAAAGTCAATCACTACATAATCTTGTCCAATATCTTCAATCATCCCTCTAATATACTCAATCATCTTGAATACCCCAGCTTTTCAATCATATTGTTACTGTGACAATGGCATATAGCAACTGCCAATGCATCAGCTACATCGTCAGGTTTAGGAATTTCCTCAAGATTTAATAAAACCTTCACCATTTGTTGGACTTGATATTTATCTGCTCTTCCGTACCCTACCACTGCTTGTTTAACTTGCAAAGGAGTATATTCAAAAACCTTTATTCCCGAATTGACAGCAGCTAAAATAGAAACTCCTCTAGACTCCCCAATAGTTATGACAGTCTTTGCGTTTTTATTATAAAAAAGCTCTTCTATAGCTACTACCTCAGGACTGTAAGATTTTATAAGTGATATAATTCCA from Thermoanaerobacter uzonensis DSM 18761 encodes the following:
- the ruvB gene encoding Holliday junction branch migration DNA helicase RuvB; the protein is MEERILTQSFTQEDASEYSLRPKWLSEYIGQQKIKEELKIYIEAAKMRKEPLDHVLLYGPPGLGKTTLATVISNEMGVGIKITSGPAIEKSGDLAAILTNLQENDILFIDEIHRLNRSVEEILYPAMEDFELDIVIGKGPSARSIRLSLPRFTLIGATTRAALMTSPLRDRFGVINRLDYYSVEELKEIIKRSANILNIGIDEDAALEIAKRSRGTPRIANRLLKRVRDFAQVRGNGYIDFKTSKEALDVLGVDEMGLEYIDRKILVSIMEKFGGGPVGIDAIAASIGEDGDTIEDVYEPYLLQIGFLNRTPRGRVVTKLAYDYLKYPYIEQERIEGV
- the ruvA gene encoding Holliday junction branch migration protein RuvA — encoded protein: MIEYIRGMIEDIGQDYVVIDFMGIGIKVFVPFSTFKVLPSKGNITKLYTYLHMREDGFQIFGFKTKEELDLFEKLLSVSGVGPKGALSILSVVSIDNFVKAVNAGDYKALTLAPGIGKKTAERIILELKDKLPREIVFEGDNNFSNEALEALLALGYTKSEAIYALADITCDSVEEAVKQALKKLMK
- the ruvC gene encoding crossover junction endodeoxyribonuclease RuvC, whose translation is MRVLGIDPGIAIMGYGIIDYKSNKFTVIDYGAVTTKAGIDKALRLHDIYNGIISLIKSYSPEVVAIEELFYNKNAKTVITIGESRGVSILAAVNSGIKVFEYTPLQVKQAVVGYGRADKYQVQQMVKVLLNLEEIPKPDDVADALAVAICHCHSNNMIEKLGYSR